The Agarilytica rhodophyticola genome has a window encoding:
- a CDS encoding aldehyde dehydrogenase family protein → MTDSSTLDVINPSTGETIASINTDSKESALLKLDRAWQLHKDSTRHLPLHTRISLLEKLAAHLVSRREDFISTMVKEGGKPWRDSQVEFDRAVHGIQLAISTVAKHTGSSIPLGYQLSSANRMANTQVFPIGVVLAFSAFNHPLNLIIHQIIPAFATGCPCLVKPASDTPMSCKLLVESMHEVGIPLDYIQAVVPANLDIAGELVTSEKIAFFSFIGSARVGWMLRSQLKPGVRCALEHGGIAPAIVSQNADLDSAVTAIAKGGFYHAGQVCVSTQRIYVHASVLDTFITKLKEKAATLKVGDALEPETDVGPLIRSSEVTRIHSWVQEAINEGAECVLGGEVIDEHYYQPTILVNPATDAKVSNQEIFGPVVCLYSYDTLDEAIAACNHEKFAFQASIFSENLGEVTQAYNGIEASAVMVNDHTAFRDDVMPFAGLKHSGLGVGGIPYTIHDMQYEKMLVLK, encoded by the coding sequence ATGACTGACTCAAGCACATTAGATGTTATTAATCCATCTACTGGAGAGACAATAGCATCTATTAACACCGACTCTAAAGAATCAGCGCTCTTGAAACTTGATCGTGCATGGCAATTACATAAAGACAGTACTCGTCATTTACCATTGCATACACGTATAAGCCTGCTGGAGAAACTCGCGGCACATCTAGTCTCACGTAGAGAAGATTTTATTTCTACGATGGTAAAAGAAGGTGGTAAACCCTGGCGTGATTCACAAGTTGAGTTTGATCGTGCTGTCCATGGTATCCAGCTGGCAATTAGCACAGTAGCCAAGCACACAGGCTCTTCCATTCCTCTTGGCTATCAGCTGAGTTCTGCAAATCGTATGGCCAATACGCAAGTATTTCCCATTGGGGTAGTGCTGGCATTCAGTGCTTTCAACCATCCGCTGAATCTTATTATTCATCAAATAATACCCGCGTTTGCTACTGGCTGCCCCTGTCTTGTTAAGCCGGCTTCTGATACACCTATGTCCTGTAAGCTACTGGTTGAAAGTATGCATGAGGTCGGCATTCCTCTGGATTATATTCAAGCCGTTGTGCCTGCCAATTTAGATATTGCAGGTGAGCTTGTTACCAGTGAAAAAATCGCATTTTTCAGCTTTATTGGCTCGGCACGAGTCGGTTGGATGTTGCGATCACAGTTAAAACCTGGTGTACGCTGTGCACTTGAGCATGGCGGAATTGCGCCAGCAATTGTCAGCCAAAATGCTGATCTTGATAGCGCCGTTACAGCCATTGCTAAAGGAGGTTTTTACCACGCCGGGCAAGTGTGTGTGTCAACTCAACGGATTTATGTACATGCCTCAGTGCTCGACACATTTATAACTAAACTTAAAGAAAAGGCCGCAACTTTAAAGGTAGGCGATGCATTGGAACCTGAGACAGATGTCGGGCCTTTAATACGAAGCAGTGAAGTCACTCGCATTCACTCATGGGTACAAGAAGCTATTAATGAAGGTGCTGAGTGCGTTCTCGGCGGTGAAGTGATTGACGAGCATTACTACCAGCCGACAATACTAGTTAATCCTGCGACGGATGCGAAAGTGAGTAACCAAGAAATCTTTGGCCCAGTAGTTTGTCTATACAGCTACGATACCTTAGATGAGGCTATTGCTGCATGTAATCATGAAAAGTTTGCTTTCCAGGCGTCAATCTTTTCAGAAAATCTCGGTGAAGTTACGCAAGCTTATAATGGCATCGAAGCGTCGGCAGTGATGGTGAATGACCATACGGCTTTTCGTGATGATGTCATGCCATTTGCTGGACTCAAACACTCGGGACTAGGAGTTGGCGGAATTCCCTATACTATCCATGATATGCAATACGAAAAAATGTTAGTACTCAAGTAA
- a CDS encoding AgmX/PglI C-terminal domain-containing protein encodes MTAAYMSPQALDLVLPWTIDREQEEKFKRSLKRVLIVLLVIFLIIPWLPVPDLAYEESESDIVKTKIVLEPVIVEPEPTPVPVAPTPRPAPPAEPKPVQKKTEPKEAKPVTKEPKKRDIAKEQGLTAISSQLNSLRQSLDLTKLKKKNVSTSTGGKIARADSTVLGQDNLSQKSEGIVIDDNLMKNENIALTVHESTKLDGFIDEGAPSADSSNFYSDLKGRRSDESIRRVFEAGKSKAYMYYLRALRDDPGLAGTFLFEVVIEPNGRISDIKMVSSELNAPSLESKILDSVKKLNFGAEDVSPRRLKYKFNFLPS; translated from the coding sequence ATGACAGCTGCATATATGTCTCCTCAAGCCCTCGACCTCGTTCTTCCTTGGACTATTGATCGAGAACAAGAGGAAAAGTTTAAGCGCAGTCTCAAACGCGTCTTAATTGTTTTACTTGTTATATTTTTGATTATCCCGTGGTTGCCAGTTCCGGATCTTGCCTATGAGGAAAGTGAATCGGATATTGTTAAAACAAAAATAGTACTGGAACCTGTGATCGTTGAGCCCGAACCTACACCAGTACCTGTCGCGCCTACACCTAGGCCTGCGCCTCCAGCTGAGCCCAAACCTGTACAGAAGAAAACAGAGCCAAAAGAAGCTAAGCCAGTAACAAAAGAGCCTAAAAAGCGTGATATAGCAAAAGAACAAGGGTTAACAGCAATTTCTAGTCAACTTAATTCTTTGCGACAGTCTTTGGATCTAACTAAGTTAAAGAAGAAGAACGTATCTACCAGTACGGGCGGAAAAATCGCTAGAGCAGATAGCACGGTTCTTGGGCAAGATAACCTTAGCCAAAAGAGTGAGGGGATTGTCATAGACGATAACCTTATGAAGAACGAAAATATTGCGCTAACTGTTCACGAATCCACCAAACTAGACGGGTTTATCGATGAGGGCGCTCCCAGCGCAGATAGTTCTAATTTTTACTCTGATTTGAAAGGGCGTCGTAGTGACGAGTCTATTCGCCGCGTTTTTGAAGCGGGTAAAAGTAAAGCTTATATGTACTACTTGAGAGCACTTAGAGATGACCCTGGATTAGCTGGCACATTCTTGTTTGAGGTGGTTATCGAACCGAATGGTCGTATCTCAGATATTAAGATGGTATCCAGTGAACTAAATGCTCCGAGTCTTGAAAGTAAAATTCTTGATAGTGTTAAGAAACTAAATTTTGGCGCAGAAGATGTTTCTCCTCGCCGCTTAAAGTATAAATTTAATTTCTTGCCTAGCTAG
- a CDS encoding ExbD/TolR family protein, whose protein sequence is MISSTIFSEKQKKTVSPKLSLVALMDIFTILVFFLLLNSGEAQKIENAKFIKLPDSTKGDVPHEELMILVNPEEIWVGKEKILDLEGLEYNPEEVIEELSAELLGHTEKLENLTPFQEANGLAVIIMGDREVPYALLKSVMTTCRANNFLNISLAVNRVVDTRIIPSSAGPLDGEATSAPVQGEG, encoded by the coding sequence ATGATTAGTTCAACGATATTTAGCGAAAAACAGAAAAAGACGGTGTCACCGAAGCTGAGCTTAGTGGCATTAATGGATATTTTTACTATTTTAGTTTTCTTCCTGTTGCTTAATTCAGGAGAAGCTCAAAAAATCGAGAATGCTAAGTTTATTAAATTACCAGATTCCACCAAAGGTGATGTGCCTCATGAAGAGCTTATGATCTTGGTAAATCCTGAAGAAATTTGGGTAGGCAAAGAGAAAATCTTGGATTTAGAAGGGCTTGAATATAATCCAGAAGAAGTAATTGAAGAGCTTTCTGCCGAATTACTAGGGCATACAGAAAAACTGGAAAATTTAACGCCATTCCAAGAAGCAAATGGGCTTGCTGTCATTATTATGGGGGATCGTGAAGTACCCTATGCCTTACTTAAAAGTGTAATGACAACATGTCGAGCCAATAATTTTCTCAATATTTCACTTGCTGTTAACCGCGTTGTTGATACTCGCATCATCCCCAGTTCTGCTGGGCCACTTGATGGTGAAGCGACGTCAGCACCAGTGCAAGGGGAGGGCTAA
- a CDS encoding ExbD/TolR family protein, which produces MNFKYKAKDDEVADIDVTSFMNLMIVLVPVLLLSMTFTQTTVLEIKLPELTGGGVASDDPQSKLEVELTADSVKVYYPENTLVQDIPKIQTEEGMDYDYRQLSLVLQAVKAKVPEKQDILLRSELDIDYQHIVGAMDTLKSYKTVVAASVVEIELFPEISLDDARKVVKARSL; this is translated from the coding sequence ATGAATTTTAAATACAAGGCAAAAGATGATGAGGTCGCGGATATCGACGTCACGTCCTTCATGAATCTCATGATTGTTTTGGTGCCAGTATTGTTGTTGAGTATGACTTTTACACAAACTACTGTGCTAGAGATAAAGCTACCAGAGCTTACTGGTGGAGGAGTAGCTTCTGATGACCCGCAGTCGAAATTGGAAGTGGAATTAACTGCCGATAGCGTGAAAGTCTATTACCCCGAAAATACACTGGTGCAAGATATTCCTAAAATTCAAACAGAAGAAGGAATGGATTACGACTATCGACAGTTGTCTCTTGTACTGCAAGCGGTCAAAGCTAAAGTGCCAGAAAAGCAAGATATATTGCTTCGATCAGAGCTGGATATCGATTATCAGCACATTGTTGGAGCAATGGATACTCTTAAGTCATATAAAACAGTTGTTGCAGCCAGTGTTGTGGAAATTGAATTGTTTCCTGAAATCTCTCTGGACGATGCGAGAAAAGTGGTTAAAGCTCGATCTTTATGA
- a CDS encoding MotA/TolQ/ExbB proton channel family protein — translation MVDIYSTVTRFFQDGGFFIYPIGFILAIGLVIAFERWVYLTRERRRNIKAFEDFLPLLRTTDLEKMQLYTREVSVPVTRIIGCGIDMMKVSKQRADIENSMSEGMLETMPRIEERTNYLAVLANVATLLGLLGTIIGLIGAFTAVANADPAEKSELLSLSISVAMNTTAFGLISAIPLLILHTMLQNKTAKIVTSIEMAAVKFLNIMTIHRLIEAGLPRQSTASSPFSQAAQAVAPEPIAQAAPVAQAAPQMAPVAQAPQMAQPAVAPAQMEAAVAPAPAVEVAPVEAAPVEVAQTESPVPEETSTKVEGDAQVGGIGSDGTAPAAS, via the coding sequence ATGGTAGATATTTACAGTACAGTCACTCGATTCTTTCAGGACGGTGGTTTTTTCATCTATCCAATCGGCTTTATTTTGGCCATTGGTTTAGTCATTGCATTTGAGCGCTGGGTATATCTGACCCGAGAGCGGCGTCGCAATATTAAAGCGTTTGAAGATTTTTTGCCTTTGTTACGCACAACTGACTTGGAGAAAATGCAGCTGTATACACGTGAAGTAAGTGTGCCTGTAACGCGTATTATTGGTTGTGGTATCGACATGATGAAGGTATCAAAACAACGTGCAGATATTGAAAACTCCATGAGTGAAGGTATGTTGGAGACTATGCCACGTATCGAAGAGCGTACAAACTACCTTGCTGTATTGGCTAATGTGGCAACACTACTGGGTCTTCTCGGTACTATTATTGGTCTGATTGGTGCATTTACCGCGGTAGCTAATGCGGATCCTGCGGAAAAATCAGAATTGCTTTCTCTTTCAATCTCAGTGGCGATGAATACCACAGCGTTTGGTCTAATTTCTGCAATACCCTTGTTGATTTTGCACACCATGTTACAAAATAAAACGGCCAAGATTGTTACTAGTATTGAAATGGCAGCAGTGAAATTCCTCAATATTATGACAATTCACCGTCTGATTGAGGCCGGTTTACCACGACAATCAACAGCGTCTTCGCCTTTTAGTCAAGCGGCACAAGCGGTAGCTCCAGAACCTATTGCGCAGGCAGCGCCTGTCGCTCAAGCGGCCCCACAAATGGCGCCGGTAGCGCAAGCGCCGCAAATGGCACAACCAGCGGTAGCTCCGGCTCAAATGGAAGCTGCAGTAGCGCCAGCGCCTGCTGTAGAGGTTGCACCGGTAGAGGCGGCGCCTGTTGAAGTTGCTCAAACAGAGTCTCCTGTGCCAGAAGAAACTTCAACAAAAGTTGAAGGTGATGCACAAGTGGGTGGCATAGGTTCTGATGGCACTGCACCTGCCGCTTCTTAA
- a CDS encoding tetratricopeptide repeat protein, with the protein MRISNLYKVPATLMVLALLGCGSGGIKQQAQDVEKLSLLDTTPFIPTQEFDEKTSTYLPYEAMPNPYLELKGRIDKDAVTKFIQARRLFRSGSYQQADVMLSQVVALDNKLSGPWVMRGDIELKKDKLEPAIEHFKKAIEVNPKNVNAYIKLAKTQRLLGKFLEAQNTYTDALTVWRDFPEAHLNLGILYDIYLNHPLRAQKHMQAYQFLTGEKDKEVAAWISEIQKRTGLKTSLTKQ; encoded by the coding sequence ATGAGAATCTCTAATTTATATAAAGTACCTGCCACTTTAATGGTGCTAGCCCTATTAGGTTGTGGTAGCGGCGGCATTAAACAGCAAGCCCAGGATGTAGAAAAACTTAGCTTGTTGGACACCACGCCATTTATACCGACACAAGAATTTGACGAGAAAACGTCGACATACCTGCCATATGAGGCGATGCCTAATCCTTATTTAGAACTTAAAGGCCGCATAGATAAAGATGCTGTCACTAAATTTATTCAGGCGCGCCGTTTGTTTAGATCCGGCAGTTATCAACAAGCTGATGTTATGCTTTCTCAGGTGGTAGCGCTAGACAACAAATTGTCGGGCCCTTGGGTGATGCGTGGTGATATAGAACTGAAAAAAGATAAGTTAGAACCTGCCATCGAGCATTTTAAAAAGGCTATCGAAGTCAACCCGAAAAATGTCAATGCTTATATCAAGTTGGCGAAAACGCAACGCTTGCTGGGTAAGTTCTTAGAAGCCCAAAATACCTACACCGATGCCTTGACTGTTTGGCGCGATTTTCCCGAGGCACATTTAAACCTCGGTATATTATACGATATTTACTTAAATCATCCTCTTAGAGCACAGAAGCATATGCAGGCGTATCAGTTTTTGACGGGTGAAAAAGATAAAGAAGTAGCCGCTTGGATAAGTGAAATTCAAAAGCGAACAGGCTTAAAAACAAGCCTAACTAAACAATAG
- a CDS encoding tetratricopeptide repeat protein yields MNFFVKISLISPLFVLLSCSSNDTQTLGQLKYEEEKEKELKFEQLSHEQVRQEYKELIDLFEDEQLKEQIERRIADVYQLEADTDLDNQTESSQYVEAIKAYRNILERYPNSPDNAEVFYQLAKAYDLEGQQEEAMKMLTELVSRHPNYANIAEAHFRKADIHFNWQQYPQAKASYNAVTQLAQGRLRLNAHYMLGWVHYKQLDFESSVDSFAFVLNSILLEGRTLDSLDKAEKPLVDDSIHSMSLALDKIGGAEVIEEIPSIAQQTYIWMLYDHLGDYYLGKELYEQSADTFRYYVRKFPDSDKAPLLHNKLISAYTKGSFPRQALEEKEKYVKAYGINSSYPGNENGIGKDIATSLIVYLEELARFNYTEGQTSLAFIEEENKRNPDNPDEEKIRLANGDAVFSFKKSATFYGEYIDTFPQDKRVDEMRFLEAEAHFLAGDFLLAAQDYEAVAYEPVGTSAADNAADSGYAAIISYQKHIDSLGGDSSVVTKSEEGQTEVTDLRATAVDSMLRFSKKFDSDERSPTVLTNAAEYLFGLNQYQRAIDVVQDLLTAKTLDKTLKKTAYGIMAHSFFKLEKYPDAEASYVAQRKLVAKDSEEFTQISERIATTVFKNAEVLEESQGKREAAQELLKIKRLSPTSPIRITAQYDAASLFIAVEAWPEAIVELKELIELYPEHKLAIEFPRKLALAYQKDEQWANAAGAYLDLYNNDTDEDIKREALFLSANMYEKNGELEQAIKYFKRYARNYEEPFDTRMEARYHLAVNYLSLKETDKHLYWLRRIIAGDAKGGTQRTERSRWLGAWANAQYGDYHADRFRGYYLGQPLQKSLPEKQEFFQKASDHYQKAADYGILEFVTMSSYKIGNLYEAFAVDLRKAPAPKGLSADDMKVYSGIIEEQASPFDQLAVDVHQANVDRAWEGHFDDWIDKSFGALRKLQPQRYNKQEVATAYGEEIR; encoded by the coding sequence ATGAATTTCTTTGTCAAAATTTCTTTAATCAGTCCGCTTTTTGTACTGCTGTCTTGTTCCTCAAACGATACACAGACACTGGGACAATTAAAGTATGAAGAGGAAAAAGAAAAGGAATTAAAGTTCGAACAACTCTCTCATGAGCAGGTGCGGCAAGAATATAAAGAACTTATAGACTTGTTTGAAGACGAGCAGTTAAAAGAGCAAATTGAGCGGCGTATAGCCGATGTCTATCAACTTGAAGCAGATACTGACCTGGACAATCAAACCGAGTCGAGTCAGTATGTCGAAGCTATTAAAGCTTATCGTAATATTTTGGAGCGCTATCCAAACTCTCCTGATAATGCTGAGGTGTTTTACCAGCTTGCCAAAGCTTATGATTTAGAAGGGCAGCAAGAAGAGGCGATGAAGATGCTGACGGAGTTGGTAAGCCGTCATCCAAATTATGCAAATATTGCCGAAGCCCATTTTCGTAAAGCCGATATTCATTTTAACTGGCAACAATATCCCCAAGCCAAAGCATCTTACAATGCAGTAACACAGCTTGCTCAAGGGCGCCTGCGTTTAAATGCACACTATATGCTTGGGTGGGTGCATTATAAACAACTCGATTTTGAATCCAGTGTTGACTCATTTGCCTTCGTGCTTAACAGTATTTTGCTTGAAGGCCGTACTCTTGATTCGCTTGATAAAGCAGAAAAGCCCTTGGTTGATGATTCTATTCACTCCATGAGCTTGGCTTTAGATAAAATCGGCGGCGCTGAAGTGATTGAGGAAATTCCATCGATTGCTCAGCAAACCTATATTTGGATGTTGTATGACCATCTTGGTGACTACTATCTGGGCAAGGAGTTGTATGAGCAATCGGCGGATACTTTCCGTTATTATGTACGCAAGTTTCCCGACTCGGATAAAGCACCACTGTTACATAATAAGTTGATCAGTGCTTATACCAAGGGTTCTTTCCCACGACAGGCGCTGGAAGAAAAAGAAAAGTATGTTAAAGCCTATGGTATTAATTCGAGCTATCCTGGCAATGAGAACGGGATTGGTAAAGATATTGCCACCTCACTGATTGTCTACCTCGAGGAGCTGGCTCGCTTTAATTATACGGAGGGCCAAACTAGTCTCGCTTTTATTGAAGAAGAGAATAAACGTAATCCAGATAATCCCGATGAGGAAAAGATACGTCTAGCAAATGGCGATGCTGTTTTTTCGTTTAAAAAATCTGCCACCTTTTATGGTGAATACATCGATACTTTTCCCCAGGATAAAAGGGTAGATGAAATGCGATTTCTCGAAGCAGAAGCGCATTTTCTAGCGGGCGATTTCCTTCTAGCTGCTCAAGATTACGAGGCAGTAGCTTATGAGCCTGTGGGCACGAGCGCCGCTGACAATGCGGCGGACTCCGGTTATGCCGCTATTATTTCGTATCAAAAACATATTGATTCCCTTGGTGGCGATTCCAGTGTAGTGACTAAAAGTGAAGAAGGGCAGACAGAGGTTACTGATTTGCGTGCCACTGCTGTCGATAGTATGTTGCGTTTTTCCAAGAAATTCGACTCCGATGAACGCTCGCCCACGGTGCTAACTAACGCCGCGGAGTATCTCTTTGGTCTCAATCAATATCAGCGGGCCATCGATGTTGTACAAGATCTGTTAACAGCAAAAACATTGGATAAAACCTTAAAGAAAACCGCCTACGGTATTATGGCGCACTCTTTCTTCAAGTTGGAAAAATATCCTGATGCTGAAGCCAGTTATGTGGCGCAGAGAAAATTGGTAGCTAAAGACAGCGAAGAATTTACGCAAATATCAGAAAGAATTGCCACCACTGTCTTTAAAAATGCCGAAGTACTGGAAGAGTCTCAAGGTAAGCGCGAGGCAGCGCAGGAACTGTTGAAAATTAAGCGTTTGTCGCCGACTTCACCGATTCGTATTACTGCGCAATATGACGCCGCTTCTTTATTTATCGCAGTGGAAGCGTGGCCAGAAGCGATTGTTGAATTGAAAGAGCTCATTGAACTTTATCCAGAGCATAAACTTGCCATTGAATTCCCACGAAAATTGGCGCTCGCCTATCAAAAAGATGAGCAGTGGGCGAATGCTGCAGGGGCTTACCTAGATCTGTATAACAATGATACGGATGAAGATATTAAACGTGAAGCGCTATTTTTATCTGCCAATATGTATGAGAAAAATGGCGAGCTAGAACAGGCAATTAAATATTTTAAACGCTACGCTCGCAACTACGAGGAACCGTTCGATACTCGTATGGAAGCGCGTTATCATCTAGCGGTGAATTATTTAAGTTTGAAAGAAACAGATAAGCACCTTTATTGGTTACGCAGGATTATTGCTGGCGACGCCAAAGGTGGCACTCAAAGAACCGAGCGCAGCCGATGGTTAGGCGCATGGGCAAATGCACAATACGGTGATTATCATGCCGATAGGTTCCGCGGTTATTATTTAGGACAACCTTTGCAAAAAAGCCTGCCTGAAAAACAGGAGTTTTTCCAGAAGGCTTCGGATCATTATCAAAAGGCAGCTGACTACGGCATTCTTGAGTTTGTCACAATGTCCAGTTACAAAATAGGAAATTTGTACGAAGCTTTTGCTGTAGATTTACGTAAAGCGCCAGCGCCGAAAGGCCTAAGCGCGGACGATATGAAAGTGTACAGCGGTATTATAGAGGAACAAGCCAGTCCCTTTGATCAGTTGGCGGTTGATGTGCACCAAGCAAATGTGGATCGCGCTTGGGAAGGGCATTTTGACGATTGGATCGATAAAAGCTTTGGCGCGCTAAGAAAACTACAACCACAACGTTATAATAAACAAGAAGTCGCGACAGCATACGGTGAGGAGATACGTTAA
- a CDS encoding tetratricopeptide repeat protein, with protein MMTFFRFSAPKHLKKLALLTLLAAPMADAKVLKSHVKSSQELEYGLVLFEFFQQRFFPALVENSYAVAINNSLASSNQGQILKGGLMLSYGMADQSRELFEKLLETNTSELVRNRAWYFLAKFYYNKSDIANADKALSHIKGELPGDINFDYHYLKTLVKSRSSLSTLADLKLDKSVTSAEQYPYLLFNVAIGQLRKGDLVSAVKNLEEVASYNGGIEEYTVLADRAKLGLTQLAMQKGLFQQAWSYLTQIRTTGLYSNRALLNYAWAAIKIKRFPDATAALKLLNQRSIASPEVQEAKVLLAHLYEQEGSPRKALKANLVSIKEFKVGVEMVETARNIIDKKNVPEEFITNMQAIMDDSDWHSATPNVDYKSLTPFLIDLMASNPFNETLKELADLYSLRVNLNYWLTQANEHLIIVNNATKKAFDERSKQFINDSVRLNDEFANTKQELNLMNLSLDEDDQERIDILLKSTSDELSLLDGKVELFKTLEDVYTQPAAYKSELEELHRRIRVLLQKTELNIVKLEPVMRSLVKAELDKHEERMNYYWAQSRLAKARLYDTTLSTLRDAQRDIKDEK; from the coding sequence ATGATGACTTTTTTCCGCTTTTCTGCTCCTAAGCATTTGAAAAAACTTGCGTTACTAACACTTTTGGCTGCCCCCATGGCTGATGCCAAAGTGTTAAAATCCCATGTTAAGTCCTCTCAGGAACTTGAATATGGCTTAGTACTGTTTGAGTTTTTTCAGCAGCGCTTCTTCCCAGCTTTAGTCGAAAACTCCTACGCGGTAGCCATTAATAACTCCCTTGCCTCAAGTAACCAGGGGCAAATATTAAAAGGTGGCTTGATGCTATCTTATGGTATGGCCGATCAATCTCGCGAGCTTTTTGAAAAACTCCTGGAGACAAATACTTCAGAGTTAGTGCGAAACCGAGCATGGTATTTTTTAGCGAAGTTCTACTACAACAAATCAGACATAGCCAATGCAGATAAGGCGCTCAGCCACATAAAAGGTGAGTTGCCTGGCGATATCAACTTCGACTATCACTATCTTAAAACGCTGGTCAAAAGCCGCAGTTCTTTATCAACTTTGGCAGATCTCAAGCTTGATAAGTCAGTAACCAGTGCAGAACAATACCCTTATTTATTATTCAATGTCGCGATAGGACAGTTGAGAAAAGGGGATTTAGTGAGCGCAGTCAAAAACCTTGAAGAGGTAGCCTCTTATAATGGCGGTATCGAGGAATATACGGTATTGGCAGATAGGGCTAAGCTTGGTTTAACTCAGCTGGCTATGCAGAAAGGTTTGTTCCAGCAGGCCTGGTCTTACCTGACACAAATTCGAACTACCGGTCTATACTCGAATCGTGCATTACTTAATTATGCCTGGGCAGCAATTAAAATTAAGCGTTTCCCCGACGCTACAGCTGCTCTGAAACTATTGAATCAGCGCTCGATAGCTAGCCCAGAAGTACAAGAGGCAAAAGTATTACTTGCTCATCTTTATGAACAAGAAGGCTCACCCCGTAAAGCGCTTAAAGCTAATTTAGTTTCTATTAAAGAATTTAAAGTTGGCGTTGAAATGGTGGAAACGGCGCGCAACATTATCGACAAGAAAAATGTGCCTGAAGAATTTATCACCAATATGCAGGCGATTATGGATGATTCGGATTGGCACAGTGCTACACCTAATGTTGATTATAAAAGTCTAACGCCTTTTCTAATCGACTTAATGGCCAGCAACCCCTTTAATGAAACGTTGAAGGAATTAGCAGATTTGTACTCATTACGCGTCAATCTGAATTATTGGCTAACGCAAGCAAATGAGCATCTCATTATTGTCAATAACGCTACTAAAAAAGCATTTGACGAGCGCAGTAAGCAATTTATCAACGATAGTGTGCGTTTAAATGACGAGTTTGCTAATACCAAACAAGAGCTTAATCTGATGAATCTCAGTCTTGATGAAGACGATCAAGAGCGCATTGATATCCTACTGAAGTCTACCAGTGATGAGCTAAGTCTTCTTGATGGTAAAGTTGAGTTATTTAAAACATTAGAAGATGTTTATACCCAGCCTGCTGCATATAAGTCAGAGCTTGAAGAGTTACACCGACGCATACGTGTGTTATTGCAAAAAACCGAACTTAATATTGTAAAATTAGAGCCTGTAATGCGCAGCCTAGTGAAGGCTGAGTTAGATAAACACGAAGAGCGCATGAATTATTATTGGGCACAGTCACGATTAGCAAAAGCGCGTTTATACGATACTACTTTGTCCACACTTAGAGATGCGCAACGTGATATCAAAGATGAAAAATAA
- a CDS encoding AraC family transcriptional regulator, translating into MRIPPYYFLFSFLFVLVANISSAQEESPQPEAQKVEKSNWAEKVDDTSIDFGKEQTEQSAKQALSEVRKISRDIQSLKSEVVDLNKDLRLMEEKLLFPSSTKYSVFVSVTSGKFFDLESIKLKINGRFVATHIYSEKQRQAFLRGGIHKLYITNLSEGEHDVVAFFTGIGPGGRAYKRAAELKVDKGPGSQYLEIAISDDTVAQEPVFKMKQW; encoded by the coding sequence ATGCGTATACCTCCTTATTACTTTTTATTTAGTTTTCTCTTTGTCTTAGTTGCCAATATCAGTTCAGCTCAAGAAGAATCTCCTCAACCCGAAGCCCAAAAGGTTGAAAAGTCCAATTGGGCAGAAAAAGTTGATGATACTTCCATTGACTTCGGGAAAGAGCAAACCGAGCAAAGTGCTAAGCAAGCCTTAAGTGAAGTTCGCAAGATATCGCGTGATATTCAATCACTTAAAAGCGAAGTGGTAGATCTCAATAAAGATTTGCGCTTGATGGAGGAAAAGCTGCTGTTTCCCTCCAGTACCAAGTATTCAGTGTTTGTATCAGTAACTTCCGGGAAGTTTTTTGATCTTGAAAGTATCAAGTTAAAAATTAATGGTCGTTTTGTAGCCACTCATATTTATTCTGAGAAACAACGTCAGGCTTTTTTACGCGGCGGGATACATAAACTCTACATCACCAACTTATCTGAGGGTGAGCACGACGTAGTAGCGTTTTTCACCGGTATTGGCCCCGGTGGCAGAGCCTATAAACGTGCGGCAGAGTTAAAAGTTGATAAAGGCCCGGGTAGTCAATACTTAGAGATTGCCATAAGCGACGATACTGTCGCCCAAGAGCCCGTTTTTAAAATGAAACAATGGTAG